Below is a genomic region from Rouxiella chamberiensis.
GACGGTCGCCATCGGGTGTACCGGCGGGAAACACCGTTCGGTCTATGTCGCCGAACAGCTTGCCGACTATTTCCGTTCACGGGGCAAAAACGTGCAGTCTCGCCACCGTACGCTCGAAAAACGCAAAGCATGAGGGTGACTCTTTTGACGGTGAAAAGTTATGTCGATTAAACAGAAAGTCGAGATTAAAAACAGGCTCGGCATGCACGCGCGTCCGGCCATGAAACTGTTTGAACTGGTACAGAGTTTCGAGTCGGAAGTCTTGCTGCGCAACGATTCCGGCATTGAAGCCGAGGCCAGCAGCGTTATTGCCCTGCTGATGCTCGACTCGCCAAAGGGTCAGGAGATTGAAATCGAGGCCAACGGTCCCGATGAAG
It encodes:
- the npr gene encoding PTS phosphocarrier protein NPr codes for the protein MSIKQKVEIKNRLGMHARPAMKLFELVQSFESEVLLRNDSGIEAEASSVIALLMLDSPKGQEIEIEANGPDEAEALAAVINLINSGFDEE